A region of Caldicoprobacter guelmensis DNA encodes the following proteins:
- a CDS encoding copper transporter — protein sequence MLHLKYYVILLIGIFLALGLGILIGVTLESNNVLENQQELIIKEIEKEFEALRGETEMLKKALAEVERQKAQLDSTCEYLFSQLIDNRLQGLKVSIISLHDDDGASDLMKFLKLAGASVESTITVGTDFYAGQDVSAALEAFFPNTQGGIDTRNFRQMVAMELVSSIVKGAFTPLSVRLREMRLIHTSSDLKQGSDVVILSSKGKNEQPVQGDGFDIVLIQAALDMGLPIVAVESSSVKSSVVSEYQELGIPAIRDIDTIYGKLALISILEANKSH from the coding sequence ATGTTACATCTTAAGTATTATGTAATACTGCTGATAGGTATATTTCTCGCCCTGGGACTTGGAATTTTAATTGGGGTAACGCTGGAAAGCAATAATGTGTTGGAAAATCAACAGGAGCTTATAATCAAGGAAATAGAAAAAGAATTTGAGGCTTTAAGGGGCGAAACGGAAATGCTCAAAAAAGCTCTAGCAGAGGTAGAACGGCAAAAAGCCCAGTTGGATTCTACCTGCGAATACTTGTTCTCTCAGCTTATAGACAACAGATTGCAGGGACTTAAAGTTTCAATTATAAGCCTGCATGATGACGATGGGGCCAGCGATTTGATGAAGTTTTTGAAGCTGGCAGGTGCGTCAGTTGAATCAACCATAACTGTTGGTACGGACTTTTATGCAGGGCAGGATGTGAGCGCAGCTTTAGAAGCGTTTTTCCCAAACACCCAGGGTGGTATAGATACACGCAATTTTCGACAAATGGTGGCTATGGAGCTGGTTTCAAGCATCGTGAAAGGAGCATTTACCCCCTTATCGGTTAGGTTGAGGGAGATGCGCCTAATCCATACTTCCAGTGACCTCAAGCAGGGCAGCGATGTGGTGATATTGAGCAGCAAGGGAAAAAATGAACAGCCCGTGCAAGGAGACGGTTTTGATATTGTACTCATACAGGCCGCACTGGATATGGGACTGCCTATTGTAGCTGTGGAATCCTCTTCAGTGAAGAGTAGCGTCGTTTCAGAGTACCAAGAACTGGGGATTCCGGCCATAAGGGATATCGATACGATTTATGGTAAGCTGGCATTAATTTCTATACTTGAAGCCAACAAATCCCACTAA
- the spoIVB gene encoding SpoIVB peptidase → MERYRIKKSVGIFLALVFLFINYSPWVQNLKNIPSELKIFEGDAHILKIGLPLTVKIEADNVNVLKFNGNSLKDQPNYNMAQPLTIQTVSKGDAELIFKLFGIIPIKQMRVKVAPVKKVFPGGNSIGVSMYTQGALVVGISEVMDPEGFTHYPASEAGLRPGDVIEKVNGIEVENADHLSKLVNQVKEEGLELEVRRGNTIFKTHIVPVKDMHDSKYRLGIWVRDSTAGVGTLTFYDPDTGCFGALGHAITDIDTGVLLSVKNGEIMQSTIIDVKQGRRGEPGELKGVFSSRQKAIGSIVRNTQYGIYGKMYHPLPKFYYDKPLPVCSQYDVKVGKASILTTVDEEGVKEFEVQIVRVNVQQHPSSKGMVIEITDPKLLSRTGGIVQGMSGSPIIQDGKIVGAITHVFVNDPRKGYGIFIEWMLEECRKIVD, encoded by the coding sequence ATGGAGAGATACAGGATAAAAAAATCGGTAGGAATATTTCTGGCATTGGTATTTTTGTTTATAAACTATTCTCCATGGGTTCAAAACCTAAAAAACATACCTTCGGAGCTTAAAATTTTTGAGGGTGACGCTCATATACTAAAAATTGGGTTGCCGCTTACTGTCAAGATTGAGGCGGATAACGTCAATGTTTTGAAGTTTAACGGCAATTCCCTTAAAGACCAGCCCAATTACAACATGGCGCAGCCTTTGACCATACAAACGGTAAGCAAAGGTGACGCAGAACTCATATTTAAGCTTTTTGGCATCATCCCCATCAAGCAGATGAGGGTAAAAGTGGCGCCGGTAAAAAAGGTGTTTCCCGGGGGCAACTCCATCGGGGTTTCCATGTATACCCAGGGGGCATTGGTGGTTGGCATATCTGAGGTCATGGACCCCGAGGGTTTTACCCACTATCCGGCCAGCGAGGCCGGCCTGAGGCCGGGTGACGTAATCGAAAAGGTCAATGGCATTGAGGTGGAAAATGCGGATCATCTTTCAAAGCTGGTAAATCAGGTAAAGGAAGAAGGCCTGGAACTAGAAGTGAGAAGAGGTAATACCATATTTAAAACCCATATAGTGCCGGTAAAGGATATGCATGACTCCAAATACCGGCTGGGAATTTGGGTGCGCGACAGCACTGCCGGGGTAGGTACTCTTACATTTTACGACCCTGATACCGGATGCTTTGGCGCTTTGGGTCACGCCATTACGGATATCGACACCGGCGTTTTGCTGTCGGTGAAAAACGGCGAAATAATGCAGTCCACTATAATAGATGTGAAGCAAGGCAGGCGCGGCGAACCCGGGGAACTCAAAGGAGTTTTTTCAAGCAGGCAAAAGGCTATAGGCAGTATAGTGCGTAATACCCAATACGGGATATACGGGAAAATGTACCACCCCTTGCCAAAGTTTTATTATGATAAACCGCTTCCGGTGTGTTCACAGTATGATGTAAAGGTAGGGAAGGCCAGTATATTGACTACAGTTGATGAGGAGGGCGTGAAGGAATTTGAGGTTCAAATAGTCAGGGTAAATGTGCAGCAGCATCCCAGTTCCAAGGGGATGGTCATCGAGATTACAGACCCCAAGCTGCTTTCCCGAACAGGAGGTATAGTTCAAGGGATGAGTGGCAGCCCAATAATCCAGGATGGGAAGATTGTAGGGGCCATTACCCATGTATTTGTGAACGACCCTAGAAAGGGATATGGCATATTCATAGAATGGATGCTGGAAGAGTGTCGAAAAATTGTTGATTGA
- a CDS encoding TlyA family RNA methyltransferase — protein MSTSKERLDVLLVKKNLVGSREKARAAIMAGLVYVDGKKVDKPGSLVKVDQEIVVKGEPIPYVSRGGLKLEKALRAFNVSVEGKTFMDVGASTGGFTHCLLLNGAKKVYAIDVGYGQLAWQLRQDRRVVVMERTNIRYVTPDMFDEPVQGATIDVSFISLRLVVPVVKDIVMDGSDIIALIKPQFEAGREKVGKNGVVKDPQVHREVLLGFLGLCQQLGLSLYDITYSPVTGPEGNIEFLAYVRKEVASPIINVTSYKLKQVVEEAHRELLHGQRGGAL, from the coding sequence ATGTCAACTTCTAAAGAGCGGTTGGATGTATTGCTTGTCAAAAAAAATCTGGTGGGGAGCCGAGAAAAGGCAAGAGCTGCTATAATGGCAGGCCTGGTGTACGTTGACGGCAAAAAGGTGGATAAGCCTGGTAGTCTAGTAAAGGTTGACCAGGAAATAGTCGTTAAAGGGGAGCCAATTCCTTATGTTAGCCGGGGTGGGCTTAAGCTGGAAAAAGCCCTAAGGGCTTTTAACGTGTCGGTTGAGGGGAAGACGTTTATGGACGTGGGAGCCTCAACGGGTGGTTTTACCCACTGCCTCCTTCTAAACGGCGCCAAAAAGGTATATGCCATAGATGTGGGATATGGACAGTTGGCCTGGCAATTGAGGCAGGACCGGCGCGTGGTGGTTATGGAACGCACCAATATTCGATATGTAACCCCCGATATGTTCGATGAGCCGGTACAAGGCGCTACTATAGATGTGTCGTTTATATCCTTACGGCTGGTAGTACCTGTAGTCAAAGATATAGTTATGGACGGCAGCGACATCATAGCCCTGATAAAGCCGCAGTTTGAGGCGGGCAGAGAAAAGGTGGGCAAAAATGGAGTGGTGAAGGACCCACAGGTCCACAGGGAGGTGCTTTTAGGATTTTTAGGATTATGCCAACAACTCGGCCTTTCACTTTATGACATTACTTATTCCCCCGTTACCGGCCCTGAGGGGAACATTGAGTTTTTGGCTTACGTGCGCAAGGAAGTCGCCTCTCCTATCATAAATGTGACTTCCTACAAGCTTAAGCAGGTAGTTGAAGAAGCGCATAGGGAGCTTTTACATGGTCAGCGAGGGGGTGCCCTGTGA
- a CDS encoding glycosyltransferase family 2 protein, with the protein MDYPDVGVVIPAYNEGENIGSTLRALKSISCIREVVVVDDGSIDNTAQVVLKEGARLIKLERNHGKGYALRQGLKAVSSPIVLVLDADLGESAVEAVKLIQPIAEGWADVAIARFPCPPGRHGFGLVKGLSRIGVRLLTGKDLTAVLSGQRAFKREAITPEFFKYKRFGIEFGMTVDLLTHGLRVCEVDVEMTHRVTGLNFRGILHRARQFKDIFCVLVAKLLEKLGAKKAYGFD; encoded by the coding sequence ATGGACTACCCTGATGTGGGGGTTGTCATCCCGGCATATAATGAAGGAGAAAATATCGGCAGCACTTTAAGGGCATTGAAGAGCATTTCATGCATTCGAGAGGTCGTGGTGGTGGATGATGGCTCTATAGATAATACTGCCCAAGTGGTGCTGAAAGAGGGTGCAAGGCTCATAAAGCTTGAGCGAAACCACGGCAAAGGATATGCCCTGCGTCAGGGGTTGAAGGCTGTGTCCAGCCCCATCGTGTTGGTATTGGACGCAGACCTGGGGGAGAGCGCCGTAGAAGCGGTAAAGTTGATACAGCCGATAGCGGAGGGATGGGCTGATGTGGCAATTGCCCGATTCCCTTGCCCGCCAGGCAGGCATGGCTTTGGGTTGGTAAAGGGCTTATCCAGAATTGGGGTGCGGCTTTTGACAGGGAAGGATTTGACGGCAGTGCTTTCAGGTCAGCGCGCTTTCAAAAGAGAAGCCATAACCCCGGAGTTTTTCAAGTATAAGAGGTTTGGCATAGAATTTGGCATGACGGTGGATTTGCTAACCCACGGTTTGAGGGTATGCGAGGTGGACGTCGAGATGACACATAGGGTAACAGGGCTCAATTTTAGAGGGATACTGCACCGGGCCAGACAGTTTAAGGATATATTTTGTGTTTTGGTGGCCAAGCTGCTGGAAAAATTGGGGGCGAAAAAGGCATATGGGTTTGATTGA
- the recN gene encoding DNA repair protein RecN, with product MLSHLSIQNVALIDSLTIEFCEGFNVMTGETGAGKSIIVDSIGLILGERADKELIQTGKDYAQVEGVFYLKAPEQVMSVLQKYGIPMEDDGTLLIMRQLSRSGRNICRINGHMVTLSVLKEIGQHLVDIHGQHQHQSLLNPETHIDILDRLGGQAIAPLKQEVQKLYSQWKAVKQEIDDLINLERDGERMKDLLAYQINEIEAANLKVGEDVELLNERSLLQNAEKVIGTIQEAYEILYAGGDRAAAVVDQLAKVMDGFGQIAKLNYEFERIAHDIENIYYHLEDVIDRIRNLRDSFEYDPERLNEIEARLSLIHSLKRKYGATIEDILSLKEELKEQLSSIECSQEKLDQLRMKEREIYGQLIGVCAELSKKRRELAESLEQQLVSQLKELGMEKTRFKVEILSPDDDSLEGKQQEDYRLSYITPQGFDRVEFLISPNPGEPLKPLAKIISGGEMSRVMLAFKTVLAEKDDIPTLIFDEIDTGISGRIASAVAEKMNALSRSHQVICITHLPQIAVMADRHYKIEKRVCDGRTVTQVNLLDDKGRQMEIAKLIGGAEVSNIGLEHAQELIDAARKVKAIN from the coding sequence ATGCTTAGCCACTTGTCCATACAAAACGTGGCTTTGATCGATAGCCTTACAATTGAGTTTTGTGAAGGCTTTAACGTCATGACGGGGGAGACGGGGGCCGGGAAATCCATCATAGTGGACTCCATAGGGTTGATACTGGGCGAAAGGGCCGACAAGGAGCTCATCCAGACGGGAAAAGATTATGCACAGGTGGAAGGCGTGTTTTATTTGAAGGCCCCTGAGCAGGTGATGTCCGTTCTCCAGAAATACGGCATACCCATGGAAGATGACGGTACATTGTTGATTATGCGCCAACTTTCGCGCAGCGGGAGGAATATATGCCGCATAAACGGGCACATGGTGACCCTTTCGGTGCTGAAGGAGATAGGGCAGCACTTGGTGGATATACATGGCCAGCATCAACATCAGTCGCTGTTAAACCCTGAAACCCATATCGATATCCTGGATCGCCTGGGAGGGCAGGCCATAGCCCCTTTAAAGCAGGAGGTACAAAAGCTGTATTCTCAGTGGAAGGCTGTAAAGCAGGAGATAGATGACCTCATCAACCTCGAAAGAGACGGGGAACGCATGAAGGACCTGTTGGCCTACCAGATAAACGAGATAGAGGCGGCAAATCTAAAGGTGGGCGAGGATGTCGAGCTTTTAAATGAACGCTCATTGCTTCAAAATGCCGAAAAGGTTATCGGTACCATTCAAGAAGCTTATGAGATTCTCTATGCCGGTGGAGATAGAGCAGCGGCGGTAGTTGATCAGCTGGCAAAGGTGATGGATGGATTTGGTCAGATAGCCAAACTCAACTACGAGTTTGAGCGTATAGCGCATGACATTGAAAACATATATTACCATTTAGAGGATGTCATAGATAGGATAAGGAATTTGAGGGACAGCTTTGAGTATGACCCTGAAAGGCTTAATGAGATCGAAGCCCGCCTGTCCCTGATACACTCCTTGAAGAGAAAATATGGTGCTACTATTGAGGATATACTGTCTCTTAAGGAAGAACTTAAAGAACAGCTTTCTAGCATTGAGTGTAGCCAGGAAAAGTTGGACCAGTTGAGGATGAAGGAGAGGGAAATTTACGGGCAACTGATAGGGGTTTGTGCTGAGCTTTCCAAAAAAAGGAGGGAGCTGGCAGAGAGCTTGGAACAGCAGTTGGTATCCCAACTTAAAGAGCTGGGAATGGAGAAGACTAGGTTTAAAGTAGAAATATTAAGTCCGGATGATGACAGCCTTGAGGGGAAGCAACAGGAAGACTATCGTTTAAGCTATATTACACCACAGGGGTTTGACAGGGTTGAATTTTTGATATCGCCAAATCCGGGAGAACCGCTCAAACCGCTTGCCAAAATCATCTCAGGCGGTGAGATGTCCAGGGTGATGCTGGCTTTCAAGACCGTCTTGGCAGAGAAAGATGATATACCCACCCTCATCTTTGACGAGATAGATACAGGGATAAGCGGCCGAATAGCCAGTGCAGTGGCTGAAAAGATGAATGCCCTGTCGCGTTCTCATCAGGTGATATGCATCACCCATCTACCTCAAATCGCCGTCATGGCCGACAGGCATTATAAGATTGAAAAGAGGGTTTGCGATGGACGGACTGTAACGCAGGTGAACCTGTTGGACGACAAGGGCCGTCAGATGGAGATCGCCAAGCTGATCGGGGGAGCTGAAGTCAGCAATATAGGGCTGGAACATGCACAGGAGTTAATTGATGCGGCACGCAAGGTAAAAGCGATAAATTGA
- the steA gene encoding putative cytokinetic ring protein SteA: MIKGWAKKDRRTKNLIGRLMPGDIAVIYHQDLDEVAALHLAEKRVKAVINGALSISGKYPNQGPKILSDAGIPIIDNIGQEAFDHIQEGDYLEIDEAGLWVNHKYLCRAKFLDKNEVERKMCEASENIWEVLREFIDNTLDYAEREKDMVIGPVKLPPIKTRIEKRHVLIVARGRNYIEDLKAIRSYIEEVRPVMIGVDGGGDALLEFGYRPDIIIGDMDSVSDRCLKTCGEIVVHAYPDGRCPGMERIRALGLEAVKFPFPGTSEDVAMILAYENKAELIVMVGSHNSMIDFLEKGRKGMASTLLVRMKVGYKVVDAKGVSELYKNRVQPGYIAAIFAAAMFPILLIARMSPQIHDLYQLIALRLKLLLGL, translated from the coding sequence ATGATAAAAGGGTGGGCAAAGAAGGACAGGCGCACCAAAAACCTCATTGGGCGGCTTATGCCTGGAGACATAGCGGTTATATACCATCAAGACTTGGACGAGGTCGCGGCCTTGCATCTCGCTGAGAAAAGGGTAAAGGCGGTGATAAACGGGGCTTTGTCCATAAGCGGGAAGTATCCCAACCAGGGGCCCAAAATCCTTTCTGATGCAGGTATTCCCATCATCGACAACATCGGTCAGGAGGCTTTTGACCATATACAGGAAGGGGATTATCTGGAAATAGATGAGGCAGGCTTGTGGGTAAACCATAAATACTTGTGTCGAGCAAAATTCCTTGATAAGAATGAAGTAGAAAGGAAGATGTGTGAAGCTAGTGAAAACATATGGGAAGTGCTTCGCGAGTTCATAGACAACACTTTGGATTACGCTGAAAGGGAAAAGGACATGGTGATTGGTCCTGTAAAATTGCCGCCCATTAAGACCCGTATAGAAAAGAGGCACGTCTTGATAGTGGCAAGGGGTAGAAACTATATTGAGGATTTAAAGGCTATACGCTCATATATCGAGGAGGTACGTCCAGTTATGATCGGAGTGGATGGTGGTGGGGATGCATTGCTGGAATTTGGCTACAGGCCAGACATAATAATAGGCGATATGGACAGCGTCAGCGACCGCTGTCTAAAAACCTGTGGTGAAATAGTGGTGCATGCCTATCCCGATGGGCGTTGCCCTGGCATGGAAAGAATTCGGGCATTAGGTCTGGAAGCGGTAAAATTTCCCTTTCCAGGCACTAGCGAAGACGTGGCCATGATACTGGCTTATGAAAATAAAGCTGAACTCATAGTCATGGTGGGAAGCCACAATAGCATGATCGACTTTCTGGAAAAGGGCAGAAAGGGTATGGCCAGTACCTTGCTGGTGAGGATGAAGGTGGGATACAAGGTGGTTGATGCCAAAGGGGTAAGTGAACTGTACAAAAACCGGGTTCAGCCTGGATATATAGCTGCTATATTTGCGGCGGCCATGTTTCCAATTTTGCTCATAGCGCGCATGTCGCCACAAATTCATGACCTGTATCAGTTAATAGCGCTTCGCTTAAAGCTATTACTCGGCCTTTAG
- the spo0A gene encoding sporulation transcription factor Spo0A, with protein sequence MKNSIKVLLADDNREFCDIISKYLEKQDDMEVVGIANDGIEVLDMVAKIKPDVVVLDIIMPHLDGLGVLERLSAHDCEQPPKVIVLSAVGHDKITQRAIALGADYYMIKPFDMEVFVKRIREVVLGLLPDVGAPVFSVSQSAQRFQASIFPLNRHTYDRESSIEADVTNIIHEIGVPAHIKGYHYLREAILLVINNMDLLGGITKELYPMIAEKFNTTPSRVERAIRHAIEVAWNRGRIETINKIFGYTVHDEKGKPTNGEFIAMIADRLRLQMKSTAH encoded by the coding sequence ATGAAAAATAGTATAAAGGTCCTATTGGCTGATGATAACAGAGAATTTTGCGATATCATCAGCAAGTATTTAGAGAAACAGGACGATATGGAGGTTGTGGGAATAGCGAATGATGGCATAGAGGTTCTAGACATGGTTGCCAAAATAAAGCCGGACGTGGTAGTTTTGGATATCATAATGCCTCATCTCGATGGATTGGGGGTCCTGGAAAGGTTAAGTGCGCATGATTGTGAACAACCGCCTAAGGTCATCGTGTTATCTGCAGTGGGACATGATAAGATTACGCAACGTGCTATCGCGTTGGGAGCGGATTACTACATGATAAAACCTTTTGATATGGAAGTGTTTGTGAAGAGGATCCGAGAGGTGGTGCTGGGCCTGTTGCCTGATGTGGGGGCGCCGGTGTTTTCTGTCAGCCAGTCGGCGCAGAGATTCCAGGCTTCTATCTTCCCGTTGAACAGGCATACTTACGACAGGGAGTCTTCGATTGAGGCAGATGTTACCAACATCATTCACGAGATAGGGGTGCCGGCTCATATTAAGGGGTATCATTATTTGAGGGAAGCCATATTGCTGGTGATAAACAACATGGACCTTTTAGGAGGGATTACCAAGGAGCTTTATCCCATGATTGCCGAGAAATTTAACACTACCCCCAGCAGAGTGGAAAGGGCTATACGCCATGCTATAGAGGTGGCGTGGAATAGAGGACGCATAGAGACCATAAACAAGATATTTGGATATACTGTCCATGATGAGAAGGGTAAGCCCACCAATGGCGAGTTTATCGCCATGATAGCTGATCGTTTAAGGCTTCAGATGAAGTCCACGGCTCACTGA
- the dxs gene encoding 1-deoxy-D-xylulose-5-phosphate synthase, translating into MDKFSLLKRVDSPKDLKRLKMDELKQLAEEIRQFLLEKVSRTGGHLASNLGVVELTIALHYVFNSPFDKVIWDVGHQAYVHKILTGRREQFDTLRQFGGLSGFPKRSESVHDIFDTGHSSTSISVALGMARARDLRNEKYSVVAVIGDGALTGGMAFEALNDAGHSRTNLIVILNDNEMSISENVGALAAYLSKLRSNPRYTRVKKGVDSLVRRIPFMGQYFADMIERFKNSFKYLVISGMLFEQMGFTYMGPIDGHNLPALIDVMKRAIMVEGPVLIHVVTKKGKGYDFAERNPELFHGVPPFNIQSGEVMPRKEVTFSQAFGQHLVEMAERDPRVVAITAAMPEGTGLVEFKKRFPNRFFDVGIAEEHAVTMAAGLAASGFRPYVAIYSTFLQRAYDQILHDVCLQGLPVVLAIDRAGIVGEDGETHQGIFDISYLRHIPNITVMAPKNVEELKHMLDYSLTVDGPVAIRYPKGNTGIDGIFPANSLEGLKWETLVNGNDCCIFSFGRMLKVALEVASILKKDGISVRVVNARVIKPLDKQLLMDISNRINKWVTLEDSIIQGGFGSSVNEFVMAHQLPVSVVNLGIDDCFVPHGSVERLLGELGLDSNSVAFKVKKFLSGYRKRAYVNF; encoded by the coding sequence ATGGATAAGTTTTCTCTTCTTAAGCGCGTTGATTCGCCAAAAGATTTAAAACGCTTGAAGATGGATGAGTTAAAGCAGCTGGCTGAAGAGATAAGGCAATTCCTGCTGGAGAAGGTGTCCAGGACAGGGGGGCACTTGGCTTCAAATCTGGGCGTAGTGGAGCTGACCATAGCCCTCCACTACGTATTCAACAGTCCTTTTGATAAGGTCATTTGGGATGTGGGGCATCAGGCGTATGTACACAAGATACTTACTGGAAGGAGGGAGCAGTTCGATACGCTCCGACAGTTTGGCGGTTTGAGCGGTTTCCCAAAGCGCAGCGAAAGCGTACATGATATCTTTGATACTGGCCACAGCAGCACGTCTATTTCGGTGGCACTAGGGATGGCCAGGGCCAGGGACTTGAGGAATGAAAAGTATAGCGTAGTGGCGGTGATTGGCGATGGTGCATTGACGGGTGGAATGGCCTTTGAAGCTTTAAACGACGCCGGCCATTCCAGGACAAACCTCATTGTCATATTGAACGATAATGAGATGTCCATATCTGAAAACGTGGGCGCTTTGGCCGCTTATCTTTCAAAGCTGAGGTCAAATCCCAGGTATACCAGGGTTAAAAAAGGAGTGGATTCGCTGGTACGCAGAATCCCATTTATGGGGCAATATTTTGCCGATATGATCGAAAGATTTAAAAACAGCTTTAAATATCTCGTGATCTCTGGTATGTTGTTTGAACAAATGGGGTTTACCTATATGGGCCCCATAGATGGACACAATCTGCCGGCGCTCATTGACGTGATGAAAAGGGCTATTATGGTGGAGGGGCCTGTGTTGATTCATGTGGTAACCAAGAAAGGCAAGGGCTATGATTTTGCAGAGCGAAATCCTGAACTGTTCCATGGGGTTCCTCCTTTTAATATACAGAGCGGCGAAGTAATGCCAAGGAAAGAGGTCACTTTTTCTCAGGCCTTTGGGCAGCATTTGGTTGAGATGGCAGAACGGGACCCAAGGGTTGTCGCTATTACGGCGGCTATGCCCGAAGGTACCGGGCTTGTTGAGTTTAAGAAGCGATTTCCCAATCGCTTTTTTGATGTAGGTATTGCTGAGGAACATGCCGTCACAATGGCTGCAGGGTTGGCTGCCAGCGGTTTTAGACCATATGTGGCCATTTACTCTACTTTTTTGCAGCGGGCTTACGACCAGATACTCCACGATGTATGTCTGCAAGGGCTTCCCGTGGTGCTGGCAATTGACAGGGCTGGCATAGTGGGTGAGGACGGTGAAACCCATCAGGGGATATTTGATATAAGCTACTTGAGGCATATACCCAATATCACTGTGATGGCTCCCAAGAATGTAGAAGAACTCAAACATATGTTGGATTATTCTTTGACGGTGGACGGGCCTGTGGCCATACGATACCCAAAAGGCAATACGGGAATAGATGGCATATTCCCTGCAAACTCGCTTGAGGGGCTAAAATGGGAAACATTGGTAAATGGAAACGATTGTTGCATATTTAGTTTTGGCAGGATGCTTAAAGTGGCTTTAGAAGTGGCTTCCATCCTCAAGAAGGATGGCATAAGCGTTCGTGTGGTGAATGCAAGGGTTATCAAACCGCTGGATAAGCAGCTGCTTATGGATATCTCGAATCGAATAAATAAGTGGGTTACGCTGGAGGATAGTATTATCCAGGGGGGATTTGGAAGCAGCGTAAACGAGTTTGTCATGGCTCATCAGCTTCCTGTATCTGTAGTCAACCTGGGTATCGATGATTGCTTTGTTCCACATGGGTCGGTGGAGCGTTTGCTTGGCGAACTGGGGCTTGACTCCAATAGTGTGGCCTTTAAAGTGAAAAAATTTTTGAGTGGATATAGAAAGAGGGCGTATGTCAACTTCTAA
- a CDS encoding arginine repressor produces MKLQRHAKILELIQQKDIETQEELAEELRNHGFDVTQATVSRDIKELRLIKVLTPAGTYKYATMSKTDSQNWEKLIRVFAESVTSIDCANNLIVVKTLSGNAQAAAAAIDALNWPEILGCVAGDDTILVVVRDAEKANDVVGRFKKLSRYTS; encoded by the coding sequence ATGAAGCTGCAGCGCCACGCAAAGATACTCGAACTCATACAGCAAAAGGACATTGAAACTCAAGAGGAGCTGGCAGAAGAGCTGAGAAACCACGGCTTTGACGTCACTCAGGCTACAGTATCCAGGGATATAAAGGAATTGCGGCTCATAAAAGTCTTAACGCCCGCAGGCACTTACAAGTATGCCACCATGAGCAAGACCGATTCACAGAACTGGGAAAAGTTGATACGGGTTTTTGCTGAATCGGTCACCTCCATAGACTGTGCCAATAATCTAATTGTGGTTAAAACTCTTTCAGGCAATGCACAGGCTGCGGCGGCTGCTATTGATGCGCTTAACTGGCCCGAGATTTTGGGATGCGTGGCAGGTGATGACACCATACTGGTGGTGGTAAGGGATGCCGAAAAGGCAAACGATGTGGTGGGACGCTTCAAAAAATTGAGCCGCTACACCAGCTAA
- a CDS encoding NAD(+)/NADH kinase, whose amino-acid sequence MINIGVIPNFSKDPGGVKTSAIVSKIQQRGMYPLVLPEVYEVINAGKVVAKEEFYRSCDFVFVLGGDGTLLRAARQACKYGLPVLGINMGRLGFLTEVEVSDIDQALDSILAGNYYVEQRMMLKAKLLRQGMEMCELMALNDIAIAKASFARIIHLKVFINGEFVGYYPADGVLVSSPTGSTAYSLSAGGPIINPAMECLLLTPICPHALNARAIVTDSKDEICIVVADKSRDVLLTVDGQEGVPVYKGDRIVVTKAEVETRLVRIKRPSFFGLLRDKMTERLSDLPEAGGGIEE is encoded by the coding sequence GTGATAAATATCGGCGTTATACCCAATTTTTCAAAGGACCCCGGCGGGGTTAAGACCAGTGCCATTGTATCAAAGATACAGCAAAGGGGTATGTATCCCCTTGTCTTACCTGAGGTTTATGAGGTCATAAATGCTGGAAAGGTTGTAGCAAAAGAAGAGTTTTATAGAAGCTGTGATTTCGTATTTGTGCTGGGGGGAGATGGTACACTGCTGAGAGCAGCCAGGCAGGCTTGCAAGTATGGCCTGCCTGTTTTGGGTATAAATATGGGACGGCTGGGGTTTCTGACGGAGGTGGAGGTCTCTGATATAGACCAGGCTCTTGATTCCATATTGGCGGGAAACTATTACGTTGAGCAGCGCATGATGCTCAAGGCTAAACTGTTACGCCAGGGGATGGAGATGTGTGAGTTGATGGCCTTAAACGATATAGCCATTGCCAAAGCCTCTTTTGCTCGGATCATTCACCTGAAGGTATTCATCAATGGCGAGTTTGTTGGGTATTATCCCGCGGATGGGGTTTTGGTGTCCAGCCCTACCGGTTCAACGGCTTATTCGCTATCCGCCGGTGGGCCGATAATAAATCCGGCAATGGAGTGCCTCCTGCTCACTCCTATATGCCCTCATGCTTTGAATGCAAGGGCCATAGTCACCGACAGCAAGGACGAGATATGCATTGTGGTGGCTGACAAAAGCCGTGATGTCCTGCTGACAGTGGATGGGCAGGAGGGGGTGCCGGTATACAAAGGGGACAGGATAGTGGTAACCAAGGCTGAGGTAGAGACCAGACTTGTGCGCATAAAACGGCCAAGTTTTTTTGGCCTGCTCAGGGATAAGATGACAGAGCGGCTTTCTGATCTGCCAGAGGCAGGAGGAGGGATAGAAGAATGA